The region CATTACTACAACGCCCAAGACGAGGCTATACCGCTACTGAGATGGGTAGTCGCCCAGGTTTCTCGACAACTCGGCTGGGCTCCTGTCGAGCTCAAACGCCTCCATGACAGAGGTTGTGAGCCAACCGTCCCAGAGCTACAACACATTCTTGAACTTGCCCTGGCACGACTGGAACGGTTATTCATTATTGTCGATGCAGTTGATGAAAGCATGCCGAGGGACGAGATAATACGTCTACTTGCGACAATATCTCTCGACGCCCGATTCTACAAAGTCCGCATCCTTGCAACGAGTCGCCACTACGGTGACATCGAGCGCTTCTTTTCGGCCgtatcatcatccatctccaTGAAAAACCCGTATGTCGATTCCGATATTCAACGTCACATTCGTGCAAGGTTTCAGTCTAGCATGCGCCTTCGGCGATGGCAGAACTCTTTCCAAGCAATCGAGGAGGCATTGGTGTCGGGAGCAAACGGCATGTATGTTATCTCCCATTGGTCTACTCTGGTTGAGCTTTCTGACTCGCTATTAACAGGTTTCGCTGGGTGGACTGTCAACTGCACAGCATTGAGCGTCTTGGGGACAAGACAAAACTCGCATCCGTCTTGCAAGATCTTCCTCGTGACCTGACCGAGTCGTACATCAGGATATTCGAGGCCATCCCCGAGGTCGACCAGCCGTTTATAAAACGGATCCTTCTGTGGGTATATGGGGACTCCAGGACACATTGGGATGGTCGAGGTATCAATGGAAAGCTGTTACTAGAGGCAGTTTCCTTCGACCTGTACGGCATCAAGGACAATGCCTTCGATTGGGCGTACCTGCAAGATCTTTGTGGCTGCCTCATAGCAGTGAGGAACGAACTTTCGAACCCAGGGGTTactgatggtgatgacagTTTCGATGACGGGGCCAGTTGCTGGGTCACCCTTGCACATTACACTGTCTGGGAGTTCCTCAGTTCCTACCACATCCTGTCGACGCCTGTTTCAGCATTTGCAACATCTACCGAAGTTGCTGAGCGGCAGTATGCGGTCAGCATCCTTCGCAACGCCCTGGCAGCGCGTCCCGAAGACCCAGGAACACATTGGCGGCGCGACCGCGAGGCGTATTGTCTAGTTGTGGGATGCATGTTCTTGGGCTCACCAGGGCTCCAAACCTCCGAGGACCTAGACCTGTTCTATCACTTCATAAACCCTCAGAACCCTCATTACCGCCGATTTGGCCCGATACAGGCACGTGCGCTGcgcggcgaggaagatttCTCTTCTCACTGCTTTTTTATTCTGGCAATTCCTAGCCAGTTTCGAGTTCCTGAACAAGCCTTCGAAAGGGAGAATAACGCAGAAGTGGTTCTGAATGCCCACCTACTTAAGAATTGGCTTTATGTGGGCGCTGGGCGCTCCCTAGAGCTTCCAGCTATTGGTCGCTTGTCGCAAGATGAAGTTTGGGAGCTAGGAAAACACCAGGTTGCCGGTCACTTCATTAGACTGAATAAGTCAGGAGAAGTACAAGAAATCGGTTTCGATGGGAGGGTCTGGGATATTACGTCTCCGCCAACTCGAAGATTACGTGCCTCGTCGCTCGATCCCAGAGCCGGATCGCCAGCCCTGGTTCCGTAAAATGAGAGCATCCAGACTGTCCTTTCCAAGGAATTCCGATACAGATTTCGGATGACATACTGCCAAAAACTGAGGAAGATTTCTCTCCCTATCTTCTACATTCACACCCCTCAGTCTTCCAATGAACTTGAAGCATATAACCGCCGACAGAAAATAGAAGTCGAAAATAAAAGGGCTGTAGAAAATAGAGGTACTTCGGTACATCGAGCTTCCATTTTCAGGCTCTCAGGCggaatgatgatgaagcaTAGCTCTTTGTATAACTGGACATTTACCACTCCGATCTTCGAAGCCGAAATCAAAATCATATGTGTGCTATCGTCAGGAATACGTTTTGCTGAGGATTTAGCAGAGAGACTGGATCGCGTTTGGATGTCCGTGTACGTTTGCGCTGGACTTGGCTCATTACTGCGGCAAAGCCCAGGCCCTCACCTTAGGTATATAGTCGTTtgctcccccccaacctaCCCGCAAATCTCGGGTCTTAGGGTTTTCAATATCAGGCCGATATACTATAATCCTGTAAGATCTCGAGGGCTATTGGGAAACCGGCAGTAGGACGGACCAGCCCCTTCTCAAGTGCGTGCTATTTATCCTAGTTTAGCAGCCCCCTTCACTCGCCTATCCAGTATACACTTCCTACTTACTCGTACTATATTCTAATCCTACTATCAGCTCAACTCAATATACCCTGAATAGTATTGTTCGGGCTTAAAGTCTCTGCAATCATCATAATATCCACGTAGCTAGTTAGCAAGTTTAACTGGAAACTGAGATTGTAATGGGTGAGAACTGGCTGGGAGGACGTGAAACGGCACTTACCGAATCAAAGCCCATACTACATAGCTCACCGCAACAGCCAAGGCGCAGGAAGCGACGGAGTAAAAGCAGACTTCCTGCCCAAAGTGGGACGGCTTCTCGAAGACCGCACTTCTCTGCAACGGAGCTGAGGCCAGCGGTAACCTGCTCGCGAAGACGCTGGCGACGATTCTGTTGCTTGTCTAGTCAGTACAAGTCTCCATGAAACAAGCACGCGTTTCCCTTGCTCGTGGCATCTTTTGCTCCCGCTCAACATAAACCCAAAAGAGGCAGAAAAGGGTTGCCGGCAACTGACAATAAAACCGCTTGGTTCTCCTCAAAGTTCGGATGAGAAAGCCCAACTTTCAAAGAGCAGGTTTGATTCCACTTGATAAAGAGAGCAGAAAGCTCAGATGATGAACCAATATTAAATACACCTAGAAGCCGCAGAGATTGTATTAAAAACAAACAGTAAAGGAATAAACAAAAGCAAAGGAAGCCTTTTGTAAACTAGGGAGAATGAATTATTCCTTAGCTGGAAGTAATCCATCCGAAGAAGCGGTGTAATGGGTAGATAGACTTTATATTGTCCCCGCGAAGGCGTCTTAAGAAACCGAAATTGTACATACCATCCGACCCATCTCGATatcctcttccccaacgaggagaagaggtcgGCAAGGAGTCACATCGCGCGACGGGGCGAAAGCAGCGGCGGAGAAAGAATTGCCAGAGGCCATTTCTGTTGGGAGAGTGAACCGACCCCCAAGAGTAAGGATTCGAGGAATGGCGTCTTATGGAAGACGACACCACAGGAAGTTAGGTGGGAGGAATGCGTGCTACTTGCTATTGCATCAGCTGAACGATCCGAGCGAAGCCCAGTAGAACGAGAGTGTTGGTGCTTTTGTCAGATACTTACGACGGGATAGGGCAAAGGGTCAGGCGATATGTGTGGCCTGGTCTGCCAGGGATGTCCTCGGGCGTGAAGTTGGCGGTTCCTCGAGCGAAGAGATCCGTGCTAGTGTTTCGGATGATACGTCGAGAAAGGGTTGCGGAGCTCTGGGGACGTTATACAGAAGAGTTGTGGTATTTTTCGTAGTGTTAGCAACGTCCAGATGGAAAGGAAACAGGAGTTGAACATACTTACAGAGTGGCCTGGAAGGTTCTCAAGTGATGCTGCTTAGTGAGCATGGCGAGGAGAGACAATGGACCAGATGTATGCGCGCACTTGAGACAACAGATGAAAAATATGTAGATGGGATGTTGGAGTTtctgttgatgctgctggaAGGAAATGGTTAATGTTGTGGGCACCCAAAAGAATTCTTTTGCCAATGTGGGAAGGGCAGATTCGTGCTTGCCCTGCAATTTCCTTGCCTAGGGAAAAAGGCCTCCAGATTCACGCGGTATAGGTCTGGCGTGCTGGACCCAGGCCCCTAATTGAAAATGCATCCAGCTCCAGTCTGACAATCAGACAATGTACCAAGACCCAACTTCTCGACTATCTACCCCTGGACTACTGTTGCACATGAACTGAAGCCATGTGGTACCCAACGTGTGGACAAGTACGAATCTATCTG is a window of Podospora pseudopauciseta strain CBS 411.78 chromosome 1, whole genome shotgun sequence DNA encoding:
- a CDS encoding hypothetical protein (EggNog:ENOG503P1A1; COG:S), which encodes MADPLSIGASVLAFIGLADRIIRLSKFCIDGLKDAPSDIRMIHGEVSSLRAIIDVLAESKAPSFLENNAALLSCHRCLSDLETLLPTDVGVGLPRRRLTIAELAWPLKQSKARKTLVELSQHKATLLLIISGDVLHELRAIKTTLHEIQNNVTESERRSIQTWLEQTNPSRLHNAAISKHEPETCAWLTRSDGWRLWTSSTSAYRMLWIYGIPGAGKTVLASFAIEKIRLLCEGATNYVYAYYYCHYYNAQDEAIPLLRWVVAQVSRQLGWAPVELKRLHDRGCEPTVPELQHILELALARLERLFIIVDAVDESMPRDEIIRLLATISLDARFYKVRILATSRHYGDIERFFSAVSSSISMKNPYVDSDIQRHIRARFQSSMRLRRWQNSFQAIEEALVSGANGMFRWVDCQLHSIERLGDKTKLASVLQDLPRDLTESYIRIFEAIPEVDQPFIKRILLWVYGDSRTHWDGRGINGKLLLEAVSFDLYGIKDNAFDWAYLQDLCGCLIAVRNELSNPGVTDGDDSFDDGASCWVTLAHYTVWEFLSSYHILSTPVSAFATSTEVAERQYAVSILRNALAARPEDPGTHWRRDREAYCLVVGCMFLGSPGLQTSEDLDLFYHFINPQNPHYRRFGPIQARALRGEEDFSSHCFFILAIPSQFRVPEQAFERENNAEVVLNAHLLKNWLYVGAGRSLELPAIGRLSQDEVWELGKHQVAGHFIRLNKSGEVQEIGFDGRVWDITSPPTRRLRASSLDPRAGSPALVP